From the Plasmodium malariae genome assembly, chromosome: 2 genome, one window contains:
- the TatD gene encoding TatD-like deoxyribonuclease, putative — MKFTFFLIKFIVLILCIYKFFLKANIVKIFKNIRYFIFVNNGSVFNIVKKINLKKCNKNIKNMDTQENLFIDIGSNLTDKMFDGIYNKKKHENDLKYVLNRAKNNNVEKIIITCTCLEDIDKSLEICETYDPEGKFLFLTAGVHPTNCFEFIEKKTSEEKDILAKKEFENFIKYFKNEKNIMNENSKYGSSADSKDNNAKLECAKICQEKQCPDDTLKDTFIIPGFVYNEKDQYYLEKLKKKIENHGDRIVCIGEIGLDFDRLFFCPKYIQIKYFIYQLKLVEIFKLPIFLHMRNCSDIFFEILEKYKSLIEDVGAVIHSFTDKEEIIEKISNYKNLYIGVNGCSLKTIENINAVKKIPLNLLLLETDAPWCSIKKTHASYHFIKDKYEKRNYINLKKIRNVIQCDDTTIFRERNEPYNIVDIAELTYKIKGPNIPFDEFCKKVRCNTLNLFKKLR, encoded by the exons atgaaattcactttttttctaattaaaTTCATTGTTCTTatattgtgtatatataagttttttttaaaagctaatattgtaaaaatatttaaaaatataagatacTTCATATTCGTTAATAACGGTAGTGTTTTTAacatagtaaaaaaaattaacttgAAAAAGTgtaataagaatataaagaatatggATACACaggaaaatttatttatcgATATTGGATCAAATTTAACGGATAAAATGTTTGATGGAATCTACAATAAGAAAAAGCATGaaaatgatttaaaata TGTTTTGAATAGGGCAAAGAATAACAACGttgagaaaattataataacatgTACCTGCCTGGAAGACATTGATAAATCTCTAGAAATTTGTGAAACATACG aTCCTGAGGgcaaatttctttttttaactgCTGGTGTACACCCAACAAATTGCTTTgaatttattgaaaaaaaaactagTGAAGAAAAAGACATACTggcaaaaaaagaatttgaaaactttataaaatattttaaaaatgaaaaaaacataatgaaCGAAAATTCAAAGTATGGCTCTTCTGCCGATAGCAAGGATAATAATGCAAAATTAGAATGTGCTAAAATATGCCAGGAAAAACAGTGCCCTGACGATACGCTAAAAGACACCTTCATAATTCCAGGTTTtgtttataatgaaaaagatcAGTATTATTtagagaaattaaaaaaaaaaatagaaaatcaTGGCGACAGAATTGTGTGTATTGGCGAAATAGGATTAGATTTCGatagattatttttttgccctaaatatatacaaattaaatattttatatatcaattaaaattagttgaaatatttaaattgcccatttttttacatatgaGAAACTGttctgatatattttttgaaattttggaaaaataCAAATCATTAATTGAAGATGTTGGAGCAGTTATTCATAGTTTTACGGATAAGGAAGagataattgaaaaaataagtaattacaaaaatttatatatagggGTAAATGGTTGTTCTTTAAAAACAATTGAGAATATAAATgcagttaaaaaaatacccttaaatcttttattattagaaaCAGATGCGCCATGGtgttcaataaaaaaaacacacGCATCGTATCACTTCATTAAAgacaaatatgaaaaaagaaattacataaacttgaaaaaaataagaaacgTAATTCAGTGCGATGATACAACTATATTCAGGGAGCGAAATGAGCCTTATAATATTgt AGATATAGCAgaattaacatataaaataaagggGCCCAATATTCCTTTCGATGAATTTTGCAAGAA aGTTAGATGTAACACACTGAATTTGTTCAAGAAGCTAAGGTAG
- the PmUG01_02012700 gene encoding conserved Plasmodium protein, unknown function: MINRNITNIRSCKNMNIYNNDIKKKNVFVNQAIFFTPKKNLMNTSNEKKDIENKILQNVNDDYPSNNNFNNYNRWFGNQDQRKIENIPSTIWKGKDTILTFNTNTSNLNSSGVNTHSTTTLSNNGRENNNNINNTIPNGSTAGLLNGSANGLINGTVSNLQNSINATCSNETCSNANRYSGNNYNNNNNMGNEQQRFNVNSSLTNQGNNLNSSNMKSLNFLQKNNNIINGNVNNENNVEYLNISLQHGLEKKKDIVYLFQELLSYCECLKRSRKKSTEEINKIRVSYNKVSDLLKETLKREKNSHIKIEELRNIIINYDEKFDRVKNSSEGTITNLNKNVQTLIDLNNNLEIEMNKVVNENHQLRKIAQNEFVLNKEINSLRKEIEILNNEKVSLVHQIDGLRLENSKIENEKNVLLSDKTLLHCKIDELENGLKNRNNFFNKSQMTEKEINPFIINSDEEINEQLNNYLNLNHDQRTELFKNFLYHWRETNKAGQKFYEQSCIMN, encoded by the exons ATGATCAACCGA AACATTACAAACATACGTAGTTGTAAaaacatgaatatatacaataacgatattaaaaaaaagaacgtCTTTGTGAACCaagcaatattttttacaccCAAAAAAAATCTTATGAACACAagcaatgaaaaaaaggatattgAAAATAAGATATTACAGAATGTGAATGATGATTACCCTTCAAATAACAACTTCAATAACTATAATAGATGGTTTGGCAATCAGGATCAAAGGAAAATCGAAAACATTCCAAGCACCATTTGGAAAGGAAAAGATACTATTCTGACATTTAATACTAACACGTCTAACCTTAATAGTAGTGGTGTGAATACTCATAGTACTACTACACTGTCGAATAATGGTAGAGAAAACAACAACAACATAAATAATACCATACCTAATGGGTCCACTGCTGGTTTACTGAACGGATCAGCTAACGGTTTAATTAATGGAACCGTTAGCAATCTCCAGAACAGCATTAATGCAACTTGTAGTAACGAAACGTGTAGCAATGCAAATAGGTACAGTGGAAATAACtacaacaataataacaacatGGGGAATGAACAACAACGTTTTAATGTAAACAGCAGCTTAACTAATCAGGGGAATAATTTAAACTCGTCTAACATGAAGAGTTTGAACTTTTtgcagaaaaataataatattataaacggtaatgtaaataatgagaataatgtggagtatttaaatatttcgtTACAACATGGTttagaaaagaagaaagacatcgtttatttatttcaagaATTGTTGAGCTATTGCGAGTGCTTAAAAAgaagcagaaaaaaaagcacagaagaaattaacaaaattcgAGTTAGCTATAACAAGGTTTCagatttattaaaagaaacattaaaaagagaaaagaacagtcatataaaaatagaagaattacgaaatattataattaattatgatGAAAAGTTTGACCGAGTTAAAAATAGCTCTGAAGGGACAATAAcaaatttaaacaaaaatgtaCAAACACTAATCGATTTGAATAATAACTTAGAAATAGAAATGAACAAAGTTGTCAACGAAAATCAtcaattaagaaaaatagcTCAAAACGAATTTGTGTTgaataaagaaattaatagcttaagaaaagaaatagaaatattaaataatgaaaaagtttCTTTAGTACATCAGATAGATGGGTTAAGATTagaaaattcaaaaattgaaaatgaaaaaaatgttttgttAAGTGACAAAACTTTGCTACATTGTAAAATTGATGAACTGGAAAATGGgctaaaaaatagaaataatttttttaataaatctcAAATgacagaaaaagaaattaacccttttataattaattctgATGAAGAAATTAATGAGCAACTTAACAATTACTTAAATTTAAATCATGATCAAAGAACAGaacttttcaaaaattttctcTACCATTGGAGGGAAACGAACAAAGCTGgtcaaaaattttatgaacaatCATGTATTATGAACTAG
- the PmUG01_02012200 gene encoding conserved protein, unknown function, with protein MDNTKKETAKDTIKAQLEAIEECKEKKEKYVKCFNNWYKNNFLKGDLTQACDDYYEDYQICILNDLNKKGLGHLTNLQKEK; from the exons atggataacacaaaaaaagaaactgCAAAAGATACCATAAAGGCACAGTTAGAAGCg ATTGAAGAatgcaaagaaaaaaaagagaaatatgtaaaatgttttaataattggtataagaataattttctCAAGGGTGATTTAACACAAGCGTGTGATGACTATTATGAAGACTAtcaaatatgcatatta aATGATCTAAATAAAAAGGGGTTAGGGCACTTAACAAATCTGCAGAAAGAGAAGTAA
- the PmUG01_02012400 gene encoding conserved Plasmodium protein, unknown function has product MLLKGNKTLNDFPYHICWFGMKPNLKNMIDSNFTFSCIEEFYLFRFSNISSFNLLNLSHSNNNYVNVWFDNLDNLIKCFKIKYSSNKSKIYLYEKYLDKKYPVNDTFQYKNPQQFY; this is encoded by the coding sequence ATGTTGTTGAAGGGAAACAAAACACTTAATGATTTTCCTTATCACATATGTTGGTTTGGCATGAAAcccaatttaaaaaatatgattgatagtaattttacttttagcTGTATAGaggaattttatttatttcgaTTTTCCAATATTAGcagttttaatttattaaatttaagccactcaaataataattacgtAAATGTTTGGTTTGACAATTTAgacaatttaattaaatgctttaaaattaaatattcctcaaataaatcaaaaatttatttatatgaaaaataccTTGATAAGAAATATCCTGTTAATGACACATTTCAATATAAAAACCCACAGCAGTTTTATTAA
- the PmUG01_02012500 gene encoding conserved Plasmodium protein, unknown function, with product MHEQVRLVDVHELKVLFMEGYNEYIKLVKHLELYYQKLQLNWYKFHLFYELNKNDTSSYSLTKKKKKGEKRKKCTTSDKKKKKKKKKSYSNYKTIEEDLKIIQQKEKKNNCYYFKTYNNSWNNSFILHCLKEVPNSVELYINIKIETMNKLKNSVLTELNNFCKLQINKFIFLIFLCELKLNNLQISQKDINHKNKDVNRNIVKHMILFCKNIIQEITKNIIPFFFVFNIFSTSNYFNYHFKHFCSFIEMLEMYAVT from the coding sequence ATGCATGAACAAGTAAGGCTAGTGGATGTGCACGAGTTAAAGGTACTTTTCATGGAAGggtataatgaatatataaaattggtTAAGCATTtagaattatattatcaGAAGTTGCAATTAAATTGgtataaatttcatttattttatgaactCAACAAAAATGACACCAGTTCATATTctttaacaaaaaagaaaaaaaagggggagAAGAGGAAAAAGTGTACTACTAGcgacaagaaaaaaaaaaaaaaaaaaaaaaaaagttattccAATTACAAGACTATTGAAGaagatttaaaaattattcaacaaaaggaaaagaaaaataattgttattattttaaaacgtATAATAATAGTTGGAACAACTCTTTCATTTTACATTGTTTAAAGGAGGTCCCAAACTCagttgaattatatataaacattaaaattgaaacgatgaataaattaaaaaatagtgtATTAActgaattaaataatttttgtaaattacaaataaataaatttatttttttaatttttttatgcgaattaaagttaaataatttacaaattagccaaaaagatataaatcaTAAAAACAAGGATGTTAATAGAAACATTGTAAAACATATGattcttttttgtaaaaatattattcaggagataacaaaaaatataattccttttttctttgtatttaatatattctctacttcaaattattttaattatcacTTCAAACATTTCTGTAGTTTTATTGAAATGCTGGAAATGTACGCGGTTACATAG
- the PmUG01_02012300 gene encoding eukaryotic translation initiation factor 4E, putative — MKENLECISNVDLVETGTEKKKDIDSYTNDENKKNKNNNEYIKNNKAGNKVNFKNKKNFLKENNTVDLKSNNGVVNCDVNENNKAATMIKYKKASKRQKEEMKEEKRNSSINDNNETISNNSGINDSVNKSNISNNRNCINNNSDSNNNSSSNNNDSNNNSSSNNNDNNNNSSSNNNDSNNNSSSNNNDNNNNSSSNNNDSNNNSSSNNNSSSNNNDSNNNISSNNSKGVDRIGAHNVKEAKKKKEMNKESQKDNSKMNASEKRNGTTNMVNNKNSDITKEKNNTHKKNVKEANANENNLRNNNSSENKITINMHTENNVKKKNSTEQKNKINSKKGAKKNKNKNENYLQNSWIFSFDKENRKYYEQYVNSLVSLETFNTIEKFYKNYKYMKSPSCIKEYYNIYLFKHNFRPLYEEYPNGFICIIKNANSFRNDIADLIWEKMVLLAIGEEFNLVDLSGIQLCIRENEIFFKMWMKNYSNYLKNILTKRLSELLDLPLNTSIIIKILSNAYHNRKNQNVKDKNEKGKKTYSKNKPVEYPSPKRDFFKIKNYGNVIVPPIYNIVRKISVLNSSYAGNYNFYKNNLDMNLYYLYNNQSPPSNPYLYYPFHFYNHHYNSNYPEYMYDYSLPYPIENLNNSINNEIHIENNFANNQINALTANDKKNKFDYVTKNKDYKKKFMYLNNSNEFFEDSKSSTCV, encoded by the exons atgaaagaaaatttaGAATGTATTAGTAATGTTGATTTGGTCGAAACAGgaacagaaaaaaagaaggataTCGATTCGTATAcgaatgatgaaaataagaaaaataaaaataataatgaatatataaaaaataataaggcgggaaataaagtaaattttaaaaacaaaaagaattttttaaaagagaaTAATACAGTCGACCTAAAAAGTAACAATGGAGTAGTTAACTGCGatgtaaatgaaaataataaagctGCTACAATgatcaaatataaaaaagccTCCAAAAGgcaaaaagaagaaatgaaagaggaaaaaaggaatagcAGCATCAACGATAATAATGAAAccattagtaataatagcgGTATTAATGATAGCGTCAATAAGAGCAATATTAGTAACAATAGAAACTGTATCAATAATAACAGCGATAGCAATAACAACAGTAGTAGCAATAACAACGATAGCAATAACAACAGTAGTAGCAATAACAAcgataacaataacaacagTAGTAGCAATAACAACGATAGCAATAACAACAGTAGTAGCAATAACAAcgataacaataacaacagTAGTAGCAATAACAACGATAGCAATAACAACAGTAGTAGCAATAACAACAGTAGTAGCAATAACAACGATAGCAATAACAATATCAGTAGCAATAACAGTAAGGGTGTGGATAGAATAGGCGCGCATAACGTAAAAGAAgctaagaaaaaaaaagaaatgaataaaGAAAGTCAAAAAGATAATTCTAAAATGAATGCGTCAGAAAAAAGGAATGGAACAACCAATATGGTAAACAATAAGAACAGTGAtataacaaaagaaaaaaataatacacataagaaaaatgtaaaggaAGCTAATgctaatgaaaataatttacgtaataataattcaagtgaaaataaaataacaattaaTATGCATACTGAAAATAAcgtaaagaagaaaaatagcacagaacaaaaaaataaaataaactcGAAAAAAGGCGCAAAAAAGAACAAgaataaa aatgaAAACTATTTGCAGAATTCGTGGATATTTTCATTTGACAAGGAGAACAGGAAGTATTATGAGCAGTATGTGAACAGTCTAGTGTCTTTGGAAACATTCAACACGATAGAGAAATTTTACAA GAActacaaatatatgaagtCTCCTTCGTGCATTAAGGAGTATTACAATATCTACCTGTTTAAACATAATTTCAGACCTCTTTATGAA GAATATCCAAATGGCTTTATTTGTATCATAAAAAATGCAAACAGCTTTAGGAACGATATTGCAGATTTAATATGGGAAAAAATG GTTTTGTTGGCAATTGGCGAAGAATTTAATTTAGTTGATCTGTCTGGCATACAACTTTGTATAAGAGAAAACGagattttctttaaaatgtGGATGAAAAATTACtcaaattatttaaagaatatattaac aaaaagaTTAAGCGAGTTGTTAGATTTGCCGTTAAACACATCCATAATTATAAAGATACTATCG AACGCATACCATAACAGAAAAAATCAGAACGTGaaggataaaaatgaaaagggaaaaaaaactTACAGCAAAAATAAGCCAGTTGAGTATCCATCCCCGAAAAGggatttctttaaaattaaaaattatggaaaTGTCATAGTGCCCCCAATCTACAATATAG TCAGAAAAATCTCTGTTTTGAATTCTTCTTATGCAGGAAactacaatttttataaaaacaatttagATATGAacttgtattatttatacaataaTCAAAGCCCTCCAAGCAACCCGTACTTATATTACCCTTTCCATTTTTACAATCATCATTATAACAGTAATTATCCGGAATATATGTACGACTATAGTTTACCTTACCCTATTGAAAATTTGAATAAttctataaataatgaaatccatatagaaaataattttgcaaACAATCAAATAAATGCATTAACAGctaatgacaaaaaaaataaatttgattATGTAACAAAGAACAAagattataaaaagaaatttatgtatttgaACAATTCGAATGAGTTTTTTGAAGACAGTAAAAGTAGTACATGTGTCTAG
- the PmUG01_02012000 gene encoding conserved Plasmodium protein, unknown function, producing MKVSSKYTPALYILFLFTLLNIFVLGEIQESNPNFAETENAAKAFRNLLNGDINVIKLENGDELRIRSNDEKHENNQRYDDDDDDDDNNNHNNNNNNNDYSFISNYEVETNKTNPLKKEKSNEVKSKITEGKEDFYILDSKSIETIARVFARKNEFHESEIESFEQSLKDIIKSINN from the coding sequence ATGAAAGTTTCTTCAAAGTACACGCCTGCtctatacatattatttttatttacgcTGTTGAATATTTTCGTTCTAGGAGAAATACAAGAAAGTAATCCAAATTTTGCAGAAACAGAAAATGCAGCTAAAGCATTtagaaatttattaaatggtGATATAAATGTTATCAAGTTAGAAAATGGGGATGAACTAAGAATAAGATCAAACGATGAGAAACATGAAAACAATCAAAGATacgatgatgatgatgatgatgatgataataataatcataataacaataacaataacaatgaTTACTCCTTTATAAGCAATTATGAAGTAGAAACTAATAAAACAAATccattaaaaaaggaaaaatccAATGAagttaaaagtaaaataactGAAGGTAAGGaagatttttatattttagatAGTAAAAGCATTGAAACCATAGCACGAGTTTTTGCTAGGAAAAATGAATTCCATGAATCTGAAATAGAATCATTTGAGCAAAGCCTTAAAGATATCATTAAatcaataaataattaa
- the PmUG01_02012600 gene encoding UMP-CMP kinase, putative has product MNYKNNYVIIFSMIIVNFSRFFVENTNYLKRKKTIILYANRTNVYYYRGLNTFENTLKIQKLLRGYSKLKKSIILDKNKFYINKSLEEKFFANNTFEMSKDQPFVIFMLGGPGSGKGTQCKLIQDKFDFIHISAGECLREYLRRCENNEVDKKHQSIVEHCINNGEIVPVHITLELMKIKMENEIEKKKKKKEEKGQSKKRQEEEELSQKKQDKEEEKEEKKKSFSFKILDENVLLKNINIEEYNKKLKYENCIYENKEVLKILKKNKINEEAKYKFIIDGFPRNYDNFDGWMSIIGNYAYVHLCLFLYCDDDNMIERCINRGLISGRVDDNMDTLRKRFETHKNSCIPVINLF; this is encoded by the exons atgaattataaaaacaattatgtaataattttttctatgaTAATAGTAAACTTCTCAAGATTCTTTGTAGAAAAtactaattatttaaaaaggaagaaaacaattattttatatgcaaatagaacaaatgtttattattatagaGGGTTAAACACGTTTGAAAATACCCTCAAAATACAGAAATTATTAAGAGGATATAGTAAACTAAAGAAAAGCATAATTCttgataaaaacaaattttatataaataaaagtttaGAAGAAAAGTTTTTTGCCAATAATACTTTTGAGATGAGCAAGGATCAGCCGTTTGTG ataTTTATGCTTGGAGGCCCAGGTAGTGGAAAGGGAACACAATGCAAATTAATTCAAGACAAATTtgattttattcatattagcGCAG GTGAATGCTTACGGGAGTATTTAAGGAGGTGTGAAAATAACGAAGTAGATAAGAAGCATCAGTCCATTGTAGAACATTGCATAAACAATG GAGAAATTGTGCCGGTACATATAACACTcgaattaatgaaaataaaaatggagaatgaaattgaaaaaaagaaaaaaaaaaaagaggagaaGGGACAATCTAAAAAAAGacaagaagaggaagaattaagccaaaaaaaacaagataAAGAGgaggaaaaagaagaaaaaaaaaaaagcttttcatttaaaatattggATGAAAACGtactattaaaaaacataaatatcgaagaatataataagaaattaaaatatgaaaattgtatatatgaaaataaagaagtgttaaaaatattaaaaaaaaataagattaaTGAAGAAgcaaaatacaaatttataattgATGGCTTTCCAAGgaattatgataattttgaTGGGTGGATGAGTATTATTGGAAATTACGCGTACGTTCACTTATGTTTGTTTCTTTATTGTGATGATGATAATATGATCGAAAGATGCATAAATCGGGGTTTGATCAGCG GAAGAGTGGATGATAACATGGACACACTGAGAAAAAGATTCGAAACACACAAGAATAGTTGTATTCctgtaataaatttattttaa